A single region of the Roseofilum capinflatum BLCC-M114 genome encodes:
- a CDS encoding DUF4336 domain-containing protein, with protein sequence MSDLSWPFWPLLPLYPYGQRRTLRQEVVKDTIWTFDQLQGILYVAVPIRMTVIKLSSGGLLVYAPVAPTRECVRLVQELVALHGDVKYIILPTVSGLEHKIFVGPFARRFPQAQVYIAPHQWSFPLNLPITWLGLPANRTQILPADTQQTPFSAEFDYRMLGPIDLGPGQFEEVALLHRATGTVCVTDTIISIPENPPAIAQFDPYPLLFHARDTASDPIQDTPENRRKGWQRICLFALYFQPSVLETPQWSTVLKQAISAPDRSKKAYFGLFPFNWKPTWKRAFQPLQNRLWVAPILQTLILNRAPQEVLNWSEQVARWDIQRLIPCHFNAPIRATGYDFRQAFCFLKQYPLTPYALPPEDLKLLKNIDRNLSQRRIVPPGQPKI encoded by the coding sequence TTGAGTGACCTATCTTGGCCCTTTTGGCCCCTCCTCCCCCTCTATCCCTACGGTCAACGGCGCACCCTACGCCAAGAAGTCGTCAAAGACACCATCTGGACATTTGACCAACTTCAAGGCATTCTCTACGTTGCCGTTCCCATTCGCATGACCGTTATCAAACTCTCCTCTGGGGGGTTACTCGTCTATGCACCCGTTGCCCCGACCCGCGAATGCGTGCGACTCGTCCAAGAATTAGTCGCCCTCCATGGAGACGTTAAATATATCATTCTGCCCACCGTCTCCGGACTCGAACATAAAATCTTTGTCGGCCCCTTCGCCCGTCGTTTCCCCCAAGCCCAAGTCTATATTGCTCCCCACCAATGGAGTTTTCCCCTTAACCTCCCCATCACCTGGCTAGGGTTACCCGCCAACCGCACCCAAATTTTGCCCGCCGACACTCAGCAAACCCCCTTTAGTGCAGAATTTGACTACCGTATGCTCGGCCCCATCGACCTCGGCCCCGGACAATTTGAAGAAGTGGCCCTACTCCACCGAGCCACCGGCACAGTCTGCGTCACCGATACCATTATCTCTATTCCTGAAAATCCACCGGCGATCGCCCAATTTGACCCCTATCCCCTCCTCTTCCACGCCAGAGACACCGCCTCAGACCCCATCCAAGACACCCCAGAAAACCGCCGCAAAGGATGGCAACGCATTTGCCTGTTCGCCCTCTACTTCCAACCCAGCGTCCTCGAAACCCCCCAATGGTCAACCGTCCTTAAACAAGCCATCAGCGCCCCAGACCGCTCCAAAAAAGCCTACTTCGGCCTCTTCCCCTTCAACTGGAAACCCACATGGAAACGGGCCTTTCAACCCCTACAAAACCGCCTCTGGGTCGCTCCTATCCTGCAAACCCTGATCCTCAACCGCGCCCCCCAAGAAGTCCTCAACTGGTCTGAACAAGTCGCCCGTTGGGACATTCAGCGCCTCATTCCCTGTCACTTTAACGCCCCCATCCGCGCCACCGGTTACGACTTCCGACAAGCCTTTTGCTTCCTCAAACAGTATCCCCTCACCCCCTACGCTCTACCCCCAGAAGACCTCAAACTCCTGAAAAATATCGATCGCAACCTATCCCAACGCCGAATTGTTCCCCCAGGACAACCCAAAATTTAG
- a CDS encoding NfeD family protein: protein MLTTQILLATQSVSPLHPALIWAILGVILGSSELLFPKTLPKAFKFMPLIMGICALIVAFLLWRSNVFYRIPTNLQILYWMSLSSACTLWIRPLFRQKKTSSLFETTEAVTLTEIPVGDIGRVRFEGNSWAACAENSHQPIPAQTKVYVLRREGNTLIVVPHHLLDA from the coding sequence ATGCTCACCACTCAAATTCTACTCGCAACTCAATCCGTTTCCCCACTCCATCCCGCCCTAATCTGGGCCATACTCGGAGTCATTCTCGGATCGAGCGAACTCTTATTTCCCAAAACCCTTCCGAAAGCCTTTAAATTTATGCCCTTAATTATGGGCATTTGCGCCCTAATTGTCGCCTTTCTCCTCTGGCGCAGCAACGTCTTTTACCGCATTCCCACTAACTTACAAATTCTCTATTGGATGTCCCTATCTAGCGCTTGCACCTTGTGGATTCGTCCCCTATTTAGACAGAAAAAAACATCCAGTTTATTTGAGACCACAGAAGCCGTTACCCTCACGGAAATTCCAGTAGGAGACATAGGCAGAGTTCGCTTTGAAGGCAATTCTTGGGCGGCTTGCGCTGAAAATAGTCACCAACCCATTCCTGCCCAAACAAAAGTCTACGTTCTTCGTCGAGAAGGCAACACCTTAATTGTTGTC